One genomic window of Thioclava sp. GXIMD4216 includes the following:
- a CDS encoding AraC family transcriptional regulator: MAIFSARPFSATGRSLPIDPPDVRSPPLSGTSSAPPPYRLEPIAHLSQAGRWRMEALRALSEPCLYWITRGQGRVTIGGIQRGYGAHNALYLPAGIMHGLEISNTTQGLALFLGQDHDPSFPAHPHHLRIRDLQDQSELTGLLDNLGRETCSTRPAAPRAAQHYLGLLSVWLERQIALSPRDDLRGKATRQLVNRFTALVERDFRATQSVSDYAMKLRVTPTHLSRACRDACGRPASDLLQERRLYEARKLLHDTDMPIKDIAARLGFRSQTYFARSFHSQTGSTPSHFRQTRP; the protein is encoded by the coding sequence TTTTTTCTGCAAGGCCGTTTTCTGCAACCGGACGTTCTTTACCGATTGATCCCCCAGATGTCCGCTCTCCCCCGCTCTCCGGCACATCCTCTGCGCCGCCGCCCTACCGGCTGGAGCCCATCGCGCATCTGTCGCAGGCCGGACGCTGGCGGATGGAGGCCCTGCGCGCCCTGTCCGAACCCTGCCTTTACTGGATCACCCGCGGTCAGGGCCGTGTGACAATCGGCGGCATCCAACGAGGCTATGGGGCCCATAACGCGCTTTATCTGCCAGCCGGTATCATGCATGGGCTGGAAATCAGCAATACAACGCAAGGGCTTGCACTGTTTCTCGGGCAAGATCACGATCCCTCCTTTCCGGCGCATCCCCACCACCTGCGTATACGCGACCTTCAGGACCAGAGCGAACTGACGGGCCTGCTGGACAATCTCGGGCGCGAGACGTGCTCTACCCGACCCGCCGCACCCCGCGCCGCCCAGCATTATCTCGGCCTGCTATCGGTCTGGCTGGAGCGTCAGATCGCGCTGTCACCGCGCGACGATCTGCGCGGTAAGGCCACGCGGCAACTGGTCAACCGTTTCACTGCCCTTGTGGAGCGCGACTTCCGCGCGACCCAAAGCGTTTCGGATTACGCGATGAAGCTGCGGGTCACGCCCACCCATCTGTCGCGTGCCTGCCGTGATGCCTGTGGCCGTCCGGCTTCGGATCTGCTGCAGGAGCGGCGGCTTTACGAGGCCCGCAAACTGCTGCACGATACCGACATGCCCATCAAGGACATCGCCGCGCGGCTGGGGTTCCGCAGCCAGACCTATTTCGCGCGCAGTTTCCATAGCCAGACCGGGAGCACGCCCAGTCATTTCCGGCAGACAAGGCCCTGA
- a CDS encoding DUF779 domain-containing protein, producing the protein MTQVSATEPALTLLAEIVAEHGPVLFHQSGGCCDGSAPMCYPQGEFRLGENDVKLGEIGGMPVYMSGSQYEGWKHTDLIIDAIPGLGGGQFSLDNGRPMRFLTRSDICRLPEE; encoded by the coding sequence ATGACACAGGTCAGCGCAACCGAACCCGCCCTGACGCTTTTGGCGGAGATCGTGGCCGAGCATGGTCCGGTTCTGTTTCACCAATCCGGCGGGTGCTGTGATGGCTCTGCGCCGATGTGCTATCCGCAGGGCGAGTTCCGGCTTGGCGAGAATGACGTGAAGCTGGGCGAGATCGGCGGAATGCCCGTTTACATGTCCGGCAGTCAATACGAGGGCTGGAAGCATACGGACCTGATCATCGATGCGATCCCCGGTCTGGGTGGCGGCCAGTTCAGCCTTGATAACGGGCGCCCGATGCGGTTTCTGACGCGCTCCGATATCTGTCGCCTGCCTGAAGAGTAG